From Paenibacillus graminis:
CGCCACGTGACGATTCCGATGGTGACCCCCACGATCTTTTTCAATACGATCATGACTATTATCGGCTCCTTCCAGGTCTTCAACGAAGCCTATATTTTGACGCAAGGCGGACCGAACAACAAAAGCCTCTTCTACGTATTTTATCTGTGGAGAACAGGCTTCCGGGATGCCGATATGGGTTATGCGTCCGCGCTGGCGTGGATTTTATTTGTGATCATCCTGTTCTTTACCTTTATCGTCTTCAGAACCTCGAAGTCCTGGGTATATTACGAAGGAGGGGAACGTTCTTGAAGCAATCGAAGCTGTCGCTTGCCGCAGGCTACGGAGCGCTTGTATTCATCTCGGGAATGTTCATCATTCCGTTTGTATGGCTGATCCGCAGCTCACTGATGAATTTATCGCAGATTTTCACCATGCCTCCGGAATGGATTCCCGCCCCGTTTCAATGGAGCAACTTTCAGAGGGCGCTTACGGCGCTGCCGTTTGACACCTTCTTCAAGAATACGCTTATTATTGTGGTCACGGTGCTTGCGGGGACTGTCATTACGAGCACGATTGGAGCCTTTGGATTTTCCCGGATTCAGTGGAAGGGCAGGGATACGGTATTCGCCATTCTGATGACCAGCATGATGCTGCCGGCGGCGGTAACGATGATACCGAGCTTTCTCGGCTGGCAGGCGCTGGGCTTCTATGATACGTTGTATCCGCTGATTATTCCCGCTTACTTCGGCGGAGGAATCTTCAATATTTTCCTGCTGCGGCAGTTCTATTTGACGATTCCGCGTGATTTTGATGAGGCGGCCTTTGTGGACGGGGCCAGTTATTGGCAAATCTATACACGCATCATCTTCCCCTTAAGCCGTTCTGCGGTGATCGTAGTCGCTTTATTCAGCTTCCTGGCCTCCTGGAACGATTTCATGGGACCGCTGATTTATTTGAAGAGCGACAGCCTCTTCACCCTTGCCCTGGGCCTGCAAATGTTTCAGGGTTCCTACACTGCACAGTGGGATCTGCTGATGGCGGCTTCGGCCACGGTTGTCCTGCCTTGTGTCATTGTGTTTCTGGCCGGCCAGCGCTACTTTCTGGAAGGCATAACCTTAACGGGATTAAAAGGATAAAGGAGGATGTCCGTTGAAAGAAGAGCGTCTGCTGAAAGGGATAACAAACCCTGTTATACCCGGGTGGTATGCGGACCCGGAGGCAAGAACCTATGAGGGCAGGCACTGGATTTATGCCACCAGGTCTTATACGGAATATACGCAGCAGATGAATCTGGATGCTTTCAGTTCTGTGGACCTGATCCATTGGAACAAACACGACAGCATTATTGGGATGAAGGATTTTCCCTGGATCTGGAGAGCGGTGTGGGCGCCTACCCAGATTGAGCACCAGGGCAGGCATTACCTTGTGTTTGCCTCCAACGATATCCAGAAGGACGGGGAAGCCGGCGGACTGGAGATTGCCGTTGCGGATTCCCCGGAAGGCCCATACAGGGGCTATCTCGGCAAGCCGCTGGTTGATCGTTTCATTTACGGTGCCCAGCCGATCGACGCCCATTTATTCAAGGATGATGACGGCGCCGTCTATCTGTATTACGGGGGCTGGGGACACTGCAACGTGGCCCGGATGAATGAGGAGATGACCGGTTTTATTCCTTTTTCCGATGGGCAGGCTGTCCGTTCCATTACGCCTCCGGGCTATGTGGAGGGGCCGTGCATGATTAAGAAGGACGGCCTCTATTATCTGATGTGGTCCATGGGCGGATGGACCAATGGCACCTATCGTGTGGCCTACGGCGTCAGCGGCAGTCCGCTGGGGCCATTCGCCAACGAGGGTACCATTCTGGAAAGGCAGGAGCCTGTGGCGGAGGGGCCCGGCCATCACGGATATTTGTATCTGCCCGATGAGGATGAATGGCTGATTGTCTATCACCGGAGAATCATCGGGGACAAGGAGCCGGGCAACCGCATGCTATGCATCGACAGGATGGAATTTGAGGCCGGCAGGATTAAGCCGGTAATCATGACCGACAGCTGGTAGGCGCTCGAATTGGTAGCGAACTGCTGCAGCGCCGCGGGCCGGCAGGGCTGGAAACAACGGCAGAAATGCCGTTGTTGGAGCGCGGCAGGCCGGTAGGGCCAGAAACAACGGCAGAAACGCCGTTGTTGGAGCGCCGCGGGCCGGCAGGCCTGGAAACAACGTCAGAAATGCCGTTGTTGGAGCGCCGGAGGCCGGTTGGCCTGGAAACAACGGCAATAATGCCGTTGTTGGAGCGCCGCGGGCCGGCAGGCCTGGAAACAACGGCAATAATGCCGTTGTTGGAGCGCCACAGGCCCGGCAGGCCAGAAACAACGTCAGAAATGCCGTTGTTGGAGCGCGGCGGGCCGGCAGGGCTGGAAACAACGGCAATAATGCCGTTGTTGGAGCGCGGCGGGCCGGCAGGGCTGGAAACAACGGCAATAATGCCGTTGTTGGAGCGCCACAGGCCGGCAGGGCTGGAAACAACGGCAATAACGCCGTTGTTGGA
This genomic window contains:
- a CDS encoding glycoside hydrolase family 43 protein, with amino-acid sequence MKEERLLKGITNPVIPGWYADPEARTYEGRHWIYATRSYTEYTQQMNLDAFSSVDLIHWNKHDSIIGMKDFPWIWRAVWAPTQIEHQGRHYLVFASNDIQKDGEAGGLEIAVADSPEGPYRGYLGKPLVDRFIYGAQPIDAHLFKDDDGAVYLYYGGWGHCNVARMNEEMTGFIPFSDGQAVRSITPPGYVEGPCMIKKDGLYYLMWSMGGWTNGTYRVAYGVSGSPLGPFANEGTILERQEPVAEGPGHHGYLYLPDEDEWLIVYHRRIIGDKEPGNRMLCIDRMEFEAGRIKPVIMTDSW
- a CDS encoding carbohydrate ABC transporter permease; amino-acid sequence: MFIIPFVWLIRSSLMNLSQIFTMPPEWIPAPFQWSNFQRALTALPFDTFFKNTLIIVVTVLAGTVITSTIGAFGFSRIQWKGRDTVFAILMTSMMLPAAVTMIPSFLGWQALGFYDTLYPLIIPAYFGGGIFNIFLLRQFYLTIPRDFDEAAFVDGASYWQIYTRIIFPLSRSAVIVVALFSFLASWNDFMGPLIYLKSDSLFTLALGLQMFQGSYTAQWDLLMAASATVVLPCVIVFLAGQRYFLEGITLTGLKG